The genomic segment CCACACCGCGACCGCACACCACACGATAGTCGCCCACACGACCAGAATGTCCATCGTCGCCAGTGGAATGTTGTGGAGCCCGGCGAAGAGCGGCATGAACAGCAGGTTGGCAACGAGATTGACGGCGAACGGGATGGCGACGGGGCGCGGGAACCGCCGGCGATAAACCTGCACGAAGGCGTAGCCGAAGCTGACCAGGATGATCGGGTACAGGATCTGCCAGATCAGCGCGATGGTCGACGGAGCCGGCGTCCAGTCGGGTTTGGCCAGGCCGTTGTACCATTCGATCCAGTTCATGGGGAAACGTCCGAAGGGAAGAGGAGCTTGTCCGTGTTGAAATCCGGCGGCCGGTAACCACAGTAGTAGTTCATGGCGACCGAAAAAGGACATTTGCCGAGCAAGACCTGCGCCGCCTGTGGTCGGCCCTTTTCGTGGCGCAAGAAATGGAAACAGTGCTGGGAACAGGTTCGATATTGCAGTGCAGCTTGCAGGTCTGGGAAAGGACCAACCTGCCTGGAACCCGGCGACCGGCCGCGGTAGCATTTGGTCCCCTCGCGTGCGACGGGTGAGGGCGGACGAGCCGGGCCGTTACCCGGCGTTCAGGAAGCGAGTATCCGATGCCGCTGTTCGGCGCACACCTGTCGGTCGCGGGCGGGTTACACCGGGCTATTGAAGCAGCGGTCGATTTCCAATGCGAAACCGTCCAGATCTTCACCAAGAACGCGAGCCAGTGGGCGGGTAAGCCGCTCATCGAGAGCGAGATCGACACGTTCCGGACGGCGGTACGGAAAGCCAAGCTCAAATTCCCGACCGCCCACGACTCGTACCTCATCAATCTCGCGGCCCCGGGCGACGAACTCTACCAAAAGTCGATCGCCGCGCTCGCGGACGAACTCGTCCGGGCCGAGGCGCTCGGCTTGACGTACCTCGTGACACACCCCGGCGCGCACGTCGGGTCCGGCGAAGAGGCGGGGCTCGCGCGAGTGGCAGCCGGGTTGGACGAGGCGCACCGCCGGTGCGAAGGGTTTAAGGTTAAGATCCTGCTCGAAACGACGGCCGGGCAAGGAAGCACCCTCGGCCACCGGTTTGAACACCTCGCGCGACTTCTGGACGCCGTCGCGGCTCCCGAACGCCTCGGCGTCTGTCTCGACACCTGCCACGTTTTCGCCGCCGGGTACGACCTGACGACTGACGAGGGTTACGACGCGGTGTTTCAAGAATTTGACCACGTCATCGGGTTGAAGTGGCTGAAATTGTTCCACTTGAACGACAGCGTGAAGCCGTTCGGCAGCCGGGTCGATCGACACGCCGGGTTGGGGCTGGGTCACATCGGTGAAAACGCCTTCCGCAAACTGGTGACGGATTTGCGATTCCGCACGAAGCCGATGATTCTGGAAACGCCGAAAGAGGGCGAAAACGGTGAGCCGATGGACCCGGTCAATTTGGGCAAGCTGAGGATGTTTCTGGAAGAAGGCTGACGAACCGTAGAAAGACAACCGCGCGACCGCGGGGCGCTTTATCTCGCCCGCGATCGCGCAGCTCATCTGTGGCAGTTTCATGGTTATCTTGTGCGAGTATGGCATTTCGCGCAGCAGAGTAGCAAGGCTAGCCGGCTTCCTGGGCACGACTCAGTTTTTGGGTGAACCTTTTCACCCGCACTACGTGCTATGGGCTACAATGCACGAAAACCCGACAGGGTAGTGTTCAGTCCGGCTCTCTTTCGGGTCGGTGGCTCGGGGCGTTGAATATGTGGCTCGTTTACCCGATCGACGAGGACGACATCCGCGACACCAAGCGGGGCATCCTGGTTCTTTTGTCCGCGTCCGCACTCTGGTATTCGACCCTCGCCGTTGCCCTCATGCTGTGGGACAACGTGCTGTTGATGAAGGTCCGCAACAAGTTCACGATGGTTTCCGAAGGGGAGAAGAACTGGACGCCGTTCATCGTGTTGCTCGGCGCGTTCGTGGCCGCCGGCTTACTCCGCATGCTGGGCTACCGACTGACCCGAAACGTGGGCGGGGCGTGCGCGGCCGGTGACGGGGTCCACATAGCGATCCTCGGCGCGGGTCTGTGGCTCGCCGCCTCCGGCACCGTGTATATCGGCTTCACCGGATTGCTGGCGGTCGTCACGGCGTTGGGGACGGTGATGGAATTGAGATTCCTTCGCTTCCCCGCGTCGCTGTTCGGAATGGTCGTGTCGCAGGAGGCCGTCCGCCGGGTGGGCTGGTACTTCTACGCCCGCATGGCGTGGCTGATCGTGGTGATTTTGGCCGCCCTCGTCCTACTCGGCGCGCACGTGGCGATGGACATCCCCCGAAAAGCGGATGGCCCGGTCGAGCAATCGGTGGCGCGGGTCACGGCCGTCCTCAAGCCTGTCTTCAACATCCTCGCCGGCCTCGCCGTTATCACCCTGCCACTGCTTACGGCCGCTTATTGGGCGATCCTGTACGGCATCCACCAGACCGTCGGCCGACTCCGCGACCCGAACGGCCCAGTGGTCACACCGGAAGCGCCGGTGAAAGCGGGCTTCGACCAGCTCAAATCGGTATTGAAGCAGCCGGAGTGGTAGTCGCAGCAGTTGTTCGAGCCTTCTGCCCGGTTCGTGTACTCGAGGTTCTTATCGCCCGCTCCGAAAAACTGGGGCCGTATGCGCCAGGCCGAGCTGACGCTCGGGCTCGGTCCGTGATCGACCGCACGAGACGGGTCATCGAATCTCACTCGCCTGACACACTGCGGTACGGCTTGCCTTGCTCGTAAAGCGCGGACCGAGCCGCGTAAGCGTCTTCCGTTTCCGACGAAGTTGCGGCGGCGGCTTTCTGCTGCCACCGGACCGCGTCGTCGAACTCGCCGCACTCGGCACAGGCGGCCGCGAGCGTGTCCAGGAAGCCGGGTTCCTGCCACTCCGTCAACTCGCACGCGCGGGTGGCGCATTCTTTGGCCTGGCGGCCGTTGCGGACGTCCGGGTCCGGGGCGGTCGCCCAGATCCAGCCGAGTTGGTTGAACGTGGCCGCGTCACGGGGCGACCGCTTGAGGGCGTCCAGGTAGTCTTGAACCGCTTCGGCGTACCGGCCGGCCCGGTAGTGGACGCCGGCGCGGAGGCCGTACCCGCTCGTCGCGTCCGGGGCGAGGCGGATCGCGGTCGTGAAGTCGCTCGCCGCGCCGTCGGCGTCGCCGAGGTGTGTCCGGCAGAGGCCGCGGAGCGTGTACGCCCGGGCCGTCTTCGGCACCCGGTCAATCACCTCGTCGCAATCGGTGGTCGCCTCGGTGTAGCGCCTCTGGTCCGACCGGACGGTCGCCCGGGCCAATCGCGCGAGGGCGGAGTCGGGCTCGATCCGCAGAGCCTCGGTTAGATCGGCGTCGGCCGTCTCAAGGTCGCCGAGTTCTCGGTTCGCGAGCCCGCGGGTGCGGAACGCGGCCGCGTTTTCCGGCTCGGCCCGGAGGGCGGTGGCGCAGTCGGCCGCACACGCGGCGTAGTTCTCGCAATCCAGGTGAAGGTTCGCCCGCGCGAGGAGGTACTGGGCCGCGTGCCCGGGGTCGGCTTCGATGGCGGCGGCGAAGTCGACCAGCGCCAGCGCGGTATCCCCCTTGGCCGCGTGGCACTCCCCCCGCAGCCCGCGAACTGGTGCCCAGCCGGGGTCGAGCGTCAGCACCTTGTCGCAATCGGCGAGGGCGGCGTCGTAGGCTTTCTGCCGGAACAGCACGTCCGCCCGGTCGGCGTGGAGGCCCGGGTCGTCGGGCTTGAGGTGAATCGCCCGGTCGAGGTCGTTGAGTGCTTCAGTGCGCTGGCCGAGTTCGAGGTAGGCGAGTGCCCGGAACCGATACCCCGCCGCCACGTCCGGCCGCAAGGCTACCGCCCGGGTGAAGCACTCGACGGCTTCGCGGAAGTCGTGCGCCTGAAAGTTCTGCTGCCCCCGCTCGAACAAGGCTTGGGCGTCGATCGTGGACCGGTCTTTGGGCATAACGGATGATCGGGCAATGGTAGCAGGGGCGGAAACGATTCTGAAATCGTAGTGCGTGACGTGGTCCGGAAACAGGAATGTACGTGAAAAGTTGAGAATCCATTGCGGGCGGTCCGAATGTCAGAGCGGCCGCTCGCGAGGATCGGCCGAAAGATAAGTTCCCGGAAATCGCGGTCGGAGAACATTCGGGATCGCTCTCTCCCGTCCGGAACGGGGCCGTGACCGGCCGATGCGGTCCAGACACGCGGATCCCCGAGCGGATCGAACCGTCCCTGCGACCTCAGACTAACCTCGGACACCGGTGGGATGAGATCCGGGGCCGACCGCCCGTCGTGACGGGGGGCCTCGAAACCTGGGCCCGAGGGGGTTTTTGCGCTTTTCGCGCCTTGCAGCGTGTTTTCTGACAGTGGGCGGACAACGATATCACTGCCGGGAAAAATGTCGGCTCCGTGGACCGCGTTTCGTCGACGGGCATCGACTTGCACGCGCGGGTTGTTGCGCGGTCGTGCGGTCGGATCGACCGCACGAGACGTTCCCCAGAAGCGAGGCCGAAGAATGTTCCCGACAGGTCTTCCACTCCCGGAATCGGGATGTGATCCGTCGAGTCATCCTTAAAACTGTCCTCATGGCCCATTCCGCCGCTCTTCCAGTTTGCGCGTCAATTCCGGCATCCCGTCCCGTGTACCGCTTGTGCTTTCGCGGTTCCCGGCTAGTGA from the Fimbriiglobus ruber genome contains:
- a CDS encoding DUF2256 domain-containing protein; this encodes MATEKGHLPSKTCAACGRPFSWRKKWKQCWEQVRYCSAACRSGKGPTCLEPGDRPR
- a CDS encoding tetratricopeptide repeat protein, which gives rise to MPKDRSTIDAQALFERGQQNFQAHDFREAVECFTRAVALRPDVAAGYRFRALAYLELGQRTEALNDLDRAIHLKPDDPGLHADRADVLFRQKAYDAALADCDKVLTLDPGWAPVRGLRGECHAAKGDTALALVDFAAAIEADPGHAAQYLLARANLHLDCENYAACAADCATALRAEPENAAAFRTRGLANRELGDLETADADLTEALRIEPDSALARLARATVRSDQRRYTEATTDCDEVIDRVPKTARAYTLRGLCRTHLGDADGAASDFTTAIRLAPDATSGYGLRAGVHYRAGRYAEAVQDYLDALKRSPRDAATFNQLGWIWATAPDPDVRNGRQAKECATRACELTEWQEPGFLDTLAAACAECGEFDDAVRWQQKAAAATSSETEDAYAARSALYEQGKPYRSVSGE
- a CDS encoding deoxyribonuclease IV; protein product: MPLFGAHLSVAGGLHRAIEAAVDFQCETVQIFTKNASQWAGKPLIESEIDTFRTAVRKAKLKFPTAHDSYLINLAAPGDELYQKSIAALADELVRAEALGLTYLVTHPGAHVGSGEEAGLARVAAGLDEAHRRCEGFKVKILLETTAGQGSTLGHRFEHLARLLDAVAAPERLGVCLDTCHVFAAGYDLTTDEGYDAVFQEFDHVIGLKWLKLFHLNDSVKPFGSRVDRHAGLGLGHIGENAFRKLVTDLRFRTKPMILETPKEGENGEPMDPVNLGKLRMFLEEG
- a CDS encoding TspO/MBR family protein, giving the protein MNWIEWYNGLAKPDWTPAPSTIALIWQILYPIILVSFGYAFVQVYRRRFPRPVAIPFAVNLVANLLFMPLFAGLHNIPLATMDILVVWATIVWCAVAVWRHARWVAFAQVPYFGWVSTATVVQLSIAVAN